The following proteins are co-located in the Pseudarthrobacter siccitolerans genome:
- a CDS encoding FAD-dependent oxidoreductase — MSAPAPSTSTSPATRIVIAGAGPAAQALVSQLDGARFAGTITVLSNRDDTPGELLELALLPQVSVRFGQPASHIDPENRTVATADGMEFSYDQLVIATGSAPVASPVEGASRCLSYSTIDDAARIGEAVSEVTKELGRRPLGILVGTGAAAGQAEAVLRARGVRPIRTTARPAAVVPGISAGLAASGVVFEDGSSMNGDLVVLAEERVSRDGLAASAGLQTAATGGIVISKDFRTSVPGIWAIGDAAAFDGVRLGLLVAAASAAGACATQLLGAASVPTALPAAA, encoded by the coding sequence ATGTCCGCTCCGGCACCCTCCACCTCCACCAGTCCCGCCACCCGCATCGTCATCGCGGGGGCGGGTCCTGCGGCCCAAGCCCTCGTCAGCCAGCTTGACGGTGCCAGGTTCGCCGGCACCATCACCGTGCTGAGCAACCGGGACGACACCCCCGGGGAACTCCTCGAACTGGCACTGCTCCCCCAGGTCTCTGTCCGGTTCGGCCAGCCCGCCAGCCACATCGACCCGGAGAACCGGACTGTCGCCACGGCGGACGGCATGGAATTCAGCTACGACCAGCTGGTCATCGCCACCGGATCAGCACCGGTGGCCAGCCCGGTGGAGGGCGCCAGCCGCTGCCTCAGCTACTCCACCATTGATGACGCCGCCCGGATCGGCGAGGCGGTCAGCGAAGTCACTAAGGAACTCGGCCGGCGCCCGCTGGGCATCCTGGTGGGCACCGGGGCTGCCGCCGGCCAGGCGGAAGCCGTACTTCGTGCCAGGGGCGTCCGCCCCATCCGCACCACGGCCCGCCCGGCCGCCGTGGTTCCCGGTATCTCAGCCGGGCTCGCCGCCTCCGGCGTTGTTTTTGAAGATGGCAGCAGCATGAACGGAGACCTGGTGGTCCTGGCGGAGGAACGCGTGTCCCGGGACGGCCTGGCTGCCAGCGCGGGCCTGCAGACGGCCGCCACGGGCGGGATTGTCATCAGCAAGGACTTCCGCACCTCCGTCCCCGGTATTTGGGCTATCGGTGACGCGGCAGCGTTCGACGGCGTCCGGCTGGGACTGCTGGTGGCTGCCGCTTCCGCGGCGGGCGCCTGCGCCACCCAGCTTCTGGGTGCGGCATCCGTTCCGACCGCTTTGCCGGCGGC
- a CDS encoding uroporphyrinogen-III synthase, which translates to MNALAPAESPQVEETPDAAEAPLEGFRIGVTSDRRSQDLIEALERRGAEVLHAPALKIAPVQEDMRLIDDTRAIIAAKPDLCIATTAYGMRRWCEAADSFGIGDELLETLGACRMFVRGPKARGAVRAAGLADVGISSDETTATLVDMLLAEGVRGKTVAVQLHGYTDVRQLERLRMSGATVLTVTPYRWVKPDGEDKLPRLIEAVCSGNLDVLTFTSAPAVDALWSTAHEMGVYKQLIESLKTNVTTAVVGPVTAQPLLDAGITPLIPERFRMGALIRLVCEHLALNHVRRLDTRSGNIELRGRSLRINGQPVELAPAPLLLLRALLGAGGAVLSRESLSDLLELRGSVHALDMTVSRLRSSLPDGRLVETVVKRGYRIRV; encoded by the coding sequence ATGAATGCACTTGCACCGGCCGAATCACCGCAGGTCGAAGAAACACCCGACGCCGCAGAAGCGCCGCTGGAGGGTTTCCGCATCGGCGTCACCTCGGACCGGCGGTCCCAGGACCTGATCGAGGCCCTCGAACGCCGCGGCGCTGAAGTGCTGCACGCCCCCGCCCTGAAGATCGCCCCGGTACAGGAGGACATGCGCCTCATCGACGACACCCGGGCCATCATCGCCGCCAAGCCGGACCTCTGCATCGCCACCACCGCCTACGGCATGCGCCGCTGGTGTGAAGCCGCGGATTCCTTCGGGATCGGCGACGAGCTGCTGGAAACCCTCGGAGCCTGCCGGATGTTCGTCCGTGGGCCCAAAGCCCGTGGCGCCGTGCGCGCCGCGGGCCTTGCCGACGTCGGAATCAGCAGCGACGAAACCACGGCAACGCTGGTGGACATGCTGCTCGCTGAGGGTGTCCGGGGCAAGACCGTCGCCGTGCAGCTGCACGGCTACACGGATGTCCGGCAGCTGGAGCGCCTGCGCATGTCCGGTGCCACCGTCCTGACCGTCACCCCGTACCGCTGGGTGAAGCCTGACGGCGAGGACAAGCTTCCCCGCCTTATTGAGGCGGTGTGCAGCGGAAACCTGGACGTCCTCACCTTCACCAGCGCGCCCGCCGTCGACGCCCTGTGGAGCACCGCCCACGAAATGGGCGTCTACAAACAGCTGATCGAGAGCCTGAAGACGAACGTCACCACGGCCGTGGTGGGTCCGGTCACCGCGCAGCCCCTGCTGGACGCGGGCATAACACCCCTGATTCCGGAACGCTTCCGGATGGGCGCCCTCATCAGGCTCGTGTGCGAGCACCTTGCCCTGAACCATGTGCGGCGGCTGGACACCAGATCCGGCAACATCGAGCTGCGCGGCCGCAGCCTTCGTATCAACGGCCAGCCGGTGGAACTGGCGCCGGCCCCGCTGCTGCTGCTGCGCGCCCTGCTCGGGGCGGGCGGCGCGGTCCTGTCCCGCGAATCCCTGTCCGACCTGCTGGAACTCCGCGGTTCCGTCCACGCGCTGGACATGACTGTAAGCCGGCTCCGTTCCTCCCTGCCGGACGGCCGCCTGGTGGAGACAGTGGTGAAGCGCGGCTACCGCATCCGCGTCTAG
- the cobA gene encoding uroporphyrinogen-III C-methyltransferase yields MQLSIDLTGREVLVTGSDHAARQAVRRYEAAGAVVYRLSTPAGAAHDGPLPERPFLVAAVDDGQAGWDALLDRCRAARIPVAAEPAAGPVGHVTLVGGGPGTTELLTVGAVKALRDADVVFYDRLAPCQDLPSLTSAELVDVGKKPGHHKVSQGDIEKLMVASALEGNNVVRLKGGDPYVFGRGGEEVASCVAAGVPVRVISGVTSAISVPAAAGIPVTHREVSHMFTVVSGHAPLTAKEHEHLAGLGGTIVVLMGIGTLHQLAAGLRRAGMRADMPMAVVERGYRPGQRTTIADLGTITTAAAGCSNPAVLVIGEVVRVAEANRGHAEAAADLDRLAASLLGS; encoded by the coding sequence ATGCAGCTCAGCATTGATCTCACCGGCCGCGAAGTCCTGGTCACCGGCTCGGACCACGCGGCACGCCAGGCGGTCCGCCGCTATGAGGCCGCCGGCGCCGTGGTCTACCGCCTCAGCACCCCCGCGGGTGCCGCCCATGACGGCCCGCTGCCTGAGCGGCCGTTCCTGGTCGCCGCCGTCGATGACGGTCAGGCCGGTTGGGATGCCCTGCTGGACCGGTGCCGCGCAGCCCGGATTCCCGTAGCGGCGGAACCGGCCGCAGGACCGGTGGGGCACGTCACGCTGGTCGGGGGCGGCCCCGGAACCACCGAACTGCTCACCGTCGGTGCCGTCAAAGCGCTGCGGGATGCCGACGTCGTCTTTTATGACCGGCTGGCGCCCTGCCAGGACCTGCCGTCCCTGACCTCCGCGGAACTGGTGGATGTGGGCAAGAAGCCGGGCCACCACAAGGTCAGCCAGGGTGACATCGAGAAGCTGATGGTCGCGTCAGCTCTGGAAGGCAACAATGTGGTCCGGCTCAAGGGCGGGGACCCGTACGTCTTTGGCCGCGGCGGTGAAGAGGTTGCTTCCTGCGTTGCGGCCGGTGTTCCGGTGCGCGTCATCTCGGGCGTCACCAGCGCCATTTCGGTCCCCGCGGCCGCCGGAATCCCGGTCACGCACCGGGAAGTGAGCCACATGTTCACCGTGGTCTCCGGTCACGCCCCGCTGACCGCCAAGGAGCATGAGCACCTGGCGGGCCTGGGCGGAACCATTGTTGTGCTGATGGGCATCGGTACGCTCCACCAGCTCGCCGCGGGCCTCCGCCGGGCGGGCATGCGCGCCGACATGCCCATGGCCGTTGTTGAACGCGGATACCGTCCCGGGCAGCGCACCACCATCGCGGACCTGGGCACCATCACCACTGCGGCCGCAGGCTGCAGCAACCCGGCTGTGCTGGTTATTGGTGAGGTGGTTCGGGTGGCTGAAGCCAACCGCGGGCATGCTGAGGCCGCCGCCGACCTGGACAGGCTGGCGGCCTCGCTGCTGGGCTCGTGA
- the nirB gene encoding nitrite reductase large subunit NirB produces MTEQTSNTETPRRIVVAGGGPAAHRFADAMHARGLDGWHVTVLTEEAHLPYDRVALSKALTEKDVDLTLGTASMWDHPSLELKTGERVARINAEAKTVETAAGNVFEYDELVVATGSNAARLPIPGAEHTHVYRTLEDVWAINEAITGLTEKLGRRVNAVTIGGGLLGLESAAGTEQLGANPIVIDGSQWLMATQLDEGAGQAMGRLIKSKGFEVHGGVFPSEVLSDDDGQVTGVLMADGRVIDADIVIVAIGVRPRDELFRAAEGEEQVFSLGQRGGVVINDYCATEVPGIWAIGEVANYGGMCLGLVAPANTMAEIVADRLHGGDATFPGFDTATKLKLSGVDVASFGDAFAKTEHALEIVYADPARGVYQKIVTTDDAKTLLGGIFVGDASPYMSLRPLLGRELPAEPGAFLSAAGGGDAPETELPDDATLCSCNNVTAGSIRDAINGCGACEGNAPVQELGELKGCTRAGTQCGSCVPMLKKLLETELTKSGVEVSKALCEHIELSRQELFDAIRVLELSSFEEIMAKYGTGAGCDICKPTIANILASQNSAYVLDAGRGTLQDTNDRALANMQKDGTYSVVPRIAGGEITPKKLGVIAAVAEKYNLYTKITGGQRIDMFGARLEQLPEIWKELVDAGFESGQAYGKSLRTVKSCVGSTWCRFGVQDSVAMAIQLELRYRGLRSPHKLKMGVSGCARECAEARGKDVGVIATADGWNLYVGGNGGATPAHAQLLAKDLDDETLIKYIDRYFMYYIRTADRLQRTARWQEELDGGIKHVEDVVVKDTLGIAEDLEAAMAKHVDTYKDEWADTLQDPERLRRFRSFVNAPDQKDDSITFVPDERGQMRPATAEEKGKVLIGASIPVRSSNQNEV; encoded by the coding sequence AGCGCGTAGCCAGGATCAATGCCGAAGCCAAGACGGTGGAAACCGCTGCCGGCAACGTCTTCGAATACGACGAACTGGTGGTGGCCACCGGCTCGAACGCAGCGCGCCTGCCCATCCCCGGCGCCGAACACACCCACGTGTACCGCACGCTCGAAGACGTGTGGGCCATCAACGAGGCCATCACGGGCCTCACCGAGAAGCTGGGCCGCAGGGTCAACGCCGTCACCATCGGTGGTGGCCTTCTCGGGCTCGAATCGGCCGCCGGCACGGAGCAGCTGGGCGCCAACCCGATCGTTATTGACGGTTCGCAGTGGCTGATGGCCACGCAGCTAGACGAGGGCGCAGGCCAGGCCATGGGCAGGCTGATCAAGTCCAAGGGCTTCGAGGTCCACGGCGGCGTCTTCCCGTCGGAAGTATTGTCCGACGACGACGGCCAGGTCACCGGCGTCCTCATGGCTGACGGCCGGGTCATCGACGCGGACATCGTGATTGTCGCCATCGGCGTGCGGCCGCGTGATGAGCTCTTCCGTGCTGCTGAAGGCGAGGAGCAGGTGTTCAGCCTGGGCCAGCGCGGCGGTGTAGTCATCAACGACTACTGCGCCACCGAAGTACCGGGCATCTGGGCCATAGGTGAAGTAGCCAACTATGGCGGCATGTGCCTGGGCTTGGTAGCCCCCGCCAACACCATGGCAGAAATCGTGGCCGACCGGCTGCACGGCGGGGACGCCACGTTCCCCGGCTTCGACACCGCCACCAAGCTGAAGCTGTCCGGCGTGGATGTGGCGAGCTTCGGTGACGCCTTTGCAAAGACCGAGCACGCCCTCGAGATCGTCTACGCCGATCCCGCCCGCGGCGTCTACCAGAAAATTGTTACCACGGACGACGCCAAGACCCTGCTCGGCGGCATCTTCGTGGGCGACGCCTCACCGTACATGAGCCTGCGTCCGCTTCTGGGCCGCGAACTTCCCGCAGAGCCCGGCGCCTTCCTCAGCGCGGCCGGCGGCGGCGACGCCCCCGAAACTGAACTGCCGGACGACGCCACGCTCTGCTCCTGCAACAACGTCACCGCCGGGTCCATCCGTGACGCCATCAACGGCTGCGGCGCCTGCGAGGGCAACGCCCCCGTCCAGGAACTCGGCGAGCTCAAGGGCTGCACCCGCGCCGGCACCCAGTGCGGTTCCTGCGTCCCGATGCTGAAGAAACTGCTGGAAACCGAGCTCACCAAGTCCGGCGTCGAAGTTTCCAAGGCCCTCTGCGAGCACATCGAACTGTCCCGCCAGGAACTGTTCGACGCCATCCGGGTCCTGGAACTCTCCTCCTTCGAAGAGATCATGGCCAAGTACGGCACCGGCGCCGGCTGCGACATCTGCAAGCCCACCATCGCCAACATCCTGGCCAGCCAGAACAGCGCCTATGTCCTGGACGCCGGCCGTGGCACCCTGCAGGACACCAACGACCGCGCCCTGGCCAACATGCAGAAGGACGGCACGTACTCGGTGGTCCCCCGGATCGCCGGCGGCGAGATCACCCCGAAGAAGCTCGGCGTCATCGCGGCCGTGGCCGAGAAGTACAACCTGTACACGAAGATCACCGGCGGCCAGCGGATCGACATGTTCGGCGCCCGCCTGGAACAGCTCCCGGAGATCTGGAAGGAACTGGTGGACGCCGGCTTCGAATCCGGCCAGGCCTACGGCAAGAGCCTTCGTACGGTGAAGTCCTGCGTCGGTTCCACCTGGTGCCGGTTCGGAGTCCAGGATTCGGTGGCCATGGCCATCCAGCTGGAACTGCGGTACCGCGGCCTGCGCAGCCCCCACAAGCTCAAGATGGGTGTTTCCGGCTGCGCCCGCGAATGCGCTGAAGCCCGCGGCAAGGACGTGGGTGTCATCGCTACGGCGGACGGCTGGAACCTGTATGTCGGCGGCAACGGCGGCGCCACCCCGGCCCATGCCCAGCTGCTGGCCAAGGACCTCGACGACGAAACGCTGATCAAGTACATCGACCGCTACTTCATGTACTACATCCGCACCGCCGACCGCCTTCAGCGCACCGCACGCTGGCAGGAAGAGCTCGACGGCGGCATCAAGCACGTTGAGGACGTGGTGGTCAAGGACACCCTGGGCATTGCCGAGGACCTCGAAGCCGCCATGGCCAAGCACGTGGACACCTACAAAGACGAATGGGCAGATACCCTCCAGGACCCCGAGCGCCTGCGCCGGTTCCGCTCCTTCGTGAACGCCCCGGACCAGAAGGACGACTCCATCACCTTCGTTCCGGACGAGCGCGGCCAGATGCGCCCTGCCACGGCAGAAGAAAAAGGCAAAGTCCTCATCGGGGCCTCCATCCCGGTCCGGTCCAGCAACCAGAACGAGGTATAG